A single Bdellovibrio bacteriovorus DNA region contains:
- a CDS encoding aldo/keto reductase, protein MEYRKLLGSGLDVPVMSFGTATFGGGSEFFKAWGSTDLKEAQRLISVCLDNGLNLFDTANVYSQGMSEEILGAAIEGKRDQILLSTKSTFRMGDGPNKSGSTRWNIIKECEASLRRLKTDYVDLYTMHGFDANTPVEETLRALDDLITAGKIRYIGASNFSGWHLMKSLSVSERYGWSKYVAHQAYYSLAGREFEWELMPLALDQKISTFVWSPLAGGALSGKFRRNQAPPAGSRSSQIDFVVSAKSEALHNIVDTLDEISKETGKTIPQVALNWVMHRPSVTSIVIGARNEEQLKQNFGALGWKLSAEHVAKLDKVSAVKPIYPYWHQHGDRELIPSPI, encoded by the coding sequence ATGGAATACAGAAAGTTATTAGGCAGCGGTCTTGATGTTCCCGTGATGAGTTTCGGCACAGCGACATTTGGTGGTGGCAGCGAGTTCTTTAAGGCTTGGGGCAGCACGGATCTTAAAGAAGCTCAGCGACTGATTAGTGTTTGCTTAGATAACGGTTTAAATCTTTTCGACACCGCCAATGTTTATTCTCAAGGAATGTCGGAAGAAATTTTGGGTGCTGCGATTGAAGGCAAACGGGATCAGATCTTGTTATCGACAAAATCCACCTTCCGTATGGGCGATGGACCGAACAAGTCAGGTTCCACGCGCTGGAATATTATCAAAGAATGCGAAGCCAGTCTGCGTCGCCTGAAAACCGATTACGTCGATCTTTATACAATGCATGGATTTGACGCCAATACTCCTGTCGAAGAAACTCTGCGCGCCTTAGATGATTTGATCACCGCCGGAAAAATCCGCTACATCGGAGCTTCCAATTTTTCGGGTTGGCATTTGATGAAGTCACTGAGTGTTTCTGAGCGCTATGGTTGGAGCAAATATGTGGCCCACCAAGCTTATTATTCTTTGGCAGGTCGTGAGTTTGAATGGGAGTTAATGCCGCTAGCGCTAGATCAAAAAATTTCTACGTTTGTGTGGAGTCCTTTGGCCGGTGGAGCCCTTTCCGGAAAATTCCGTCGTAATCAGGCGCCTCCAGCGGGCAGTCGTTCTTCACAAATTGATTTTGTGGTGTCCGCTAAATCTGAAGCTTTGCACAACATCGTCGATACGCTCGATGAAATTTCCAAAGAAACAGGCAAGACAATACCGCAAGTCGCTTTAAACTGGGTGATGCATCGTCCTTCTGTCACGAGCATTGTGATTGGCGCACGCAACGAAGAACAATTAAAACAAAACTTCGGGGCTCTGGGATGGAAGCTTTCGGCAGAACACGTTGCTAAACTTGACAAAGTCAGTGCCGTGAAACCGATTTATCCGTATTGGCATCAACACGGTGATCGCGAGTTAATTCCTTCACCTATCTAA